A stretch of Chloracidobacterium validum DNA encodes these proteins:
- a CDS encoding iron-containing alcohol dehydrogenase, which yields MGFITGNPPLTRPDSTFAVPTEIKYGIGKVGNLAIDLQLAPDLAERTRLAVFTDAGVAAAGLLDIVRQAFAETEHAIVAVIADTPPESDAVFVKQAAAQLKEQDVSLIIALGGGSVMDTAKIAAVMAAYGGEAHEYEGGFMVPGPITPIIAIPTTVGTGSEVTLAAVVKDAVQRRKLTIASPFLFPRMAVLDPAMVATLPAKLVAWTGFDALTHAIEAYSCVEREPISAALALGAIELIADNLEAAVQESGPTEARAKMQYAATMAAMAFSNSPVGAVHAIAHSVGALFGVHHGLSNAIALPFVMAFNLPAVAAHYAAIARALGVTPDGQSTDELAEAAIAAVRDLKQRCGVPMQYREVGVPTDADTAAAITDLTLEDICLSFNPVKAERDEILALVTRTL from the coding sequence ATGGGGTTCATCACCGGCAACCCGCCTCTGACGCGACCTGATTCGACCTTTGCCGTCCCAACCGAAATCAAATATGGGATCGGCAAGGTCGGCAACCTGGCCATTGACCTGCAACTTGCGCCTGACCTGGCCGAACGTACCCGCCTGGCGGTCTTCACGGATGCCGGCGTGGCAGCGGCTGGCCTGCTCGACATTGTCCGGCAGGCCTTTGCCGAGACCGAGCATGCCATCGTCGCTGTGATCGCTGATACGCCGCCTGAATCCGATGCGGTGTTTGTGAAGCAAGCGGCAGCTCAACTGAAGGAACAAGACGTTTCGCTCATCATCGCGCTTGGCGGCGGCAGCGTCATGGATACGGCCAAGATCGCCGCAGTCATGGCTGCCTACGGTGGTGAGGCGCATGAGTATGAAGGCGGGTTTATGGTTCCCGGCCCAATCACCCCGATCATTGCCATCCCGACCACGGTTGGCACGGGCAGCGAAGTCACGCTGGCGGCGGTTGTCAAAGACGCGGTTCAACGGCGCAAACTCACCATTGCCAGCCCCTTTCTGTTTCCCCGGATGGCGGTGCTCGATCCGGCCATGGTGGCAACGCTCCCGGCCAAGCTGGTCGCCTGGACGGGGTTTGACGCCCTCACCCACGCCATCGAGGCCTACTCGTGCGTCGAGCGCGAGCCGATTTCGGCCGCGCTGGCGCTGGGCGCCATCGAACTGATCGCGGATAACCTCGAAGCCGCCGTCCAGGAAAGCGGCCCGACTGAAGCCCGGGCCAAGATGCAATACGCGGCGACGATGGCCGCCATGGCGTTTTCCAACTCGCCGGTTGGGGCTGTCCACGCCATTGCTCACTCCGTAGGGGCGCTTTTCGGCGTTCATCATGGGTTGTCAAACGCCATTGCGCTGCCCTTTGTGATGGCATTCAACTTGCCCGCCGTGGCGGCACACTATGCCGCGATTGCCCGCGCCCTGGGCGTCACACCGGATGGGCAATCCACTGACGAACTGGCCGAGGCCGCAATTGCCGCCGTGCGTGACCTCAAGCAGCGGTGTGGCGTGCCGATGCAATACCGGGAAGTTGGGGTTCCAACCGACGCTGACACCGCCGCGGCCATCACCGACTTGACCCTGGAAGACATCTGCCTGTCGTTCAATCCGGTCAAGGCAGAACGGGATGAGATACTGGCACTGGTGACACGCACGCTGTGA